Proteins encoded within one genomic window of Christensenellaceae bacterium:
- the secE gene encoding preprotein translocase subunit SecE, with amino-acid sequence MSKKKKGKGKTRLPQGVAAAPEAEVEEIETEETEVEAETIEVEEEVSNVNEGVVLTKSELRAQNKEAKLAAKAAAEAEREKQLKKQSKPKRERKSLVKRLKETGSEVRKVTWPKFSTVVKSTGVVIAVVLFFTVVLFGFDSLLGWLYNLFIGAIGG; translated from the coding sequence ATGTCTAAAAAGAAGAAGGGTAAGGGTAAAACCAGACTGCCTCAAGGGGTTGCGGCTGCGCCCGAGGCTGAAGTAGAGGAGATTGAAACCGAAGAGACCGAAGTTGAAGCTGAGACAATTGAAGTTGAAGAAGAGGTCAGCAATGTAAACGAAGGCGTGGTTTTAACAAAATCCGAACTCCGTGCCCAAAACAAGGAAGCCAAGCTTGCCGCGAAAGCCGCGGCTGAAGCGGAGCGTGAAAAACAGTTAAAAAAGCAAAGCAAGCCTAAACGAGAGCGCAAATCACTTGTAAAAAGACTTAAGGAAACAGGTAGCGAAGTTAGAAAAGTTACATGGCCAAAGTTTTCAACGGTAGTAAAAAGCACAGGTGTGGTTATTGCGGTGGTGCTGTTTTTTACGGTGGTTCTTTTTGGTTTTGACTCGCTCCTGGGCTGGCTATATAATTTATTTATAGGTGCAATAGGGGGGTAA
- a CDS encoding FAD-dependent oxidoreductase yields the protein MENNYFKLPQMPERPAVSASADYDIVIVGGGLAGLACGYELQSRGHKVCILEAARVGSGETSRSSAIITFAHDPIYFRLIKKHGTQTAAEFLRLQKLGAQKLEQIIMKNKIDCEYTRANYTMFAATEKGAKQIRQEKEAFKQLNEPFVSSLEPELPLNIIEQLAIGNQAHLNPAKFIAGLSKAFEKLGGKIYENSHVKSEPKENHVEVNSCSIGFKHLIIASHYPYINIMPGFYFLKLYQHRNCNIAFNNGIKLNNIYEGTDDEWYEFRPVKDGILCGGGAGRTGTGKYESRFKKMEKFLSEHLKVMPHHIMTRFAAQDVMTFDLMPFVGKYSVSWDNVYVITGFNKWGFTNSFAAAQIISDLIDGKISDSIFSPQRASMLMAPIKAAQNLSDVISGFAQLVFNTDRKKFENIGPGQGAIVKVKGHRVGAYRDDDGRLHCVLAACPHMGCALTWNKDELSWDCKCHGSRFDYDGRLLNGPALINLEKKDNV from the coding sequence ATGGAAAACAATTATTTTAAATTGCCGCAGATGCCTGAGCGGCCTGCGGTTTCGGCAAGTGCAGATTATGACATTGTGATTGTGGGCGGCGGCCTTGCAGGGCTTGCGTGCGGATATGAGCTGCAGTCGCGCGGGCACAAGGTTTGTATACTTGAAGCGGCGCGGGTGGGCTCGGGTGAAACCAGCCGCTCAAGCGCCATTATCACCTTTGCTCATGACCCGATTTACTTCAGGCTTATAAAAAAGCACGGGACCCAAACCGCTGCCGAGTTTTTGCGCCTGCAAAAGCTTGGAGCTCAAAAGCTTGAGCAAATCATAATGAAAAACAAAATCGACTGCGAATATACCCGGGCCAATTATACTATGTTTGCCGCCACCGAAAAGGGAGCTAAACAAATACGGCAGGAAAAAGAAGCCTTCAAACAACTGAATGAGCCCTTTGTTTCCTCACTTGAACCCGAGCTGCCTCTTAACATAATTGAACAGCTTGCCATCGGAAATCAGGCACATCTGAACCCAGCCAAGTTTATTGCAGGGCTCTCTAAGGCTTTTGAAAAGCTTGGCGGAAAAATTTATGAAAACTCCCACGTAAAGTCTGAACCCAAAGAAAACCATGTGGAAGTAAACAGCTGTTCAATCGGTTTTAAGCATTTGATAATTGCAAGTCACTACCCATATATAAACATTATGCCGGGATTTTATTTTTTAAAGCTATACCAGCACCGAAATTGTAATATTGCCTTTAATAACGGAATAAAATTAAATAACATATATGAAGGCACTGATGACGAATGGTATGAATTCCGCCCTGTTAAAGACGGGATTTTGTGCGGAGGCGGAGCCGGGCGTACAGGAACCGGAAAATATGAAAGCAGATTTAAAAAGATGGAAAAGTTTTTGTCAGAGCACCTCAAAGTTATGCCCCATCACATAATGACCCGTTTTGCCGCTCAAGATGTAATGACCTTTGACCTGATGCCGTTTGTAGGCAAATACAGCGTATCATGGGATAATGTATATGTGATAACGGGCTTTAATAAGTGGGGATTTACCAACTCTTTTGCAGCGGCACAGATTATATCAGACCTGATAGATGGTAAAATATCAGACAGCATTTTCAGCCCGCAGAGGGCAAGCATGCTTATGGCACCCATTAAAGCCGCGCAAAATCTGAGTGATGTCATTTCAGGGTTTGCGCAATTGGTTTTTAACACCGACCGGAAGAAGTTTGAAAACATAGGACCCGGTCAAGGAGCGATAGTAAAAGTCAAGGGCCATCGCGTGGGAGCATACAGAGATGATGACGGAAGGCTGCACTGTGTTTTAGCAGCGTGCCCACATATGGGCTGCGCACTTACATGGAACAAAGACGAGCTTTCATGGGACTGCAAATGCCACGGTTCGAGGTTTGATTATGATGGGCGGCTGCTAAACGGGCCGGCTTTAATAAATCTGGAGAAAAAAGACAATGTTTAA
- the prfA gene encoding peptide chain release factor 1 — protein MLDKLKGIFDKYNELGGLIGDPGIIADQKIWQKMVKEHSELEEAAECYKKLKQCFFDIEAAEELLKTGPDKDTTELLKTEISDAKVKIEVLEEQAKIILLPKDINDDKNVIIEIRAGAGGDEAGLFGHGLMRMYTMYAERHKYKVEILNLNESELGGIKEAVIGIAGSGAYSNLKYESGVHRVQRVPETESQGRVHTSTVTVAVLPELEEVEFEILDKDLKIDTYRSGGAGGQNVNKTETAIRITHLPTGLVVACQDERSQLKNRDRAMTILKSKLYEFYQGQKDKEYANTRKMQVGTGDRSERIRTYNFPQGRITDHRINYTAYNLTDFMNGFIEELISQLHMADQKAKLENLNID, from the coding sequence ATGTTAGATAAACTAAAGGGGATTTTTGATAAGTATAATGAGCTCGGGGGCCTTATTGGCGATCCGGGTATTATTGCCGACCAAAAAATCTGGCAGAAAATGGTAAAAGAACACAGTGAGCTTGAAGAAGCTGCTGAGTGTTATAAGAAGCTGAAACAGTGTTTCTTTGACATAGAAGCCGCCGAAGAATTGCTTAAAACAGGGCCCGATAAAGATACTACGGAACTATTGAAAACCGAGATAAGTGATGCCAAAGTCAAAATAGAGGTCTTAGAAGAGCAGGCCAAGATAATTTTGCTGCCAAAAGACATAAATGACGACAAAAATGTTATCATAGAAATCAGGGCCGGAGCGGGTGGAGATGAGGCCGGACTTTTTGGGCATGGGCTTATGAGAATGTATACTATGTATGCCGAGCGTCACAAATATAAGGTGGAAATTTTGAACCTTAACGAAAGTGAGCTTGGCGGCATAAAAGAAGCGGTCATTGGCATTGCGGGCAGCGGGGCATATTCAAACCTGAAATATGAAAGCGGTGTTCACCGTGTTCAGCGCGTGCCAGAGACTGAATCACAGGGCAGGGTACATACCTCAACTGTAACAGTAGCTGTTCTGCCTGAGCTTGAAGAGGTGGAGTTTGAAATTCTGGATAAGGACCTTAAAATTGATACTTATCGCAGCGGAGGTGCCGGCGGGCAGAATGTGAATAAAACAGAAACGGCAATACGCATAACGCATTTGCCAACAGGTCTGGTTGTGGCCTGCCAAGATGAGCGCAGCCAGCTTAAAAACAGAGACCGAGCTATGACAATTTTAAAGAGCAAGCTTTATGAGTTTTATCAGGGTCAGAAAGATAAGGAGTATGCCAACACCCGGAAAATGCAGGTGGGCACGGGGGATCGAAGCGAACGTATACGTACATATAACTTTCCGCAGGGGCGCATAACTGATCACAGGATAAATTATACGGCTTATAATCTTACTGACTTTATGAATGGGTTCATTGAAGAGCTTATATCTCAGCTTCATATGGCTGACCAAAAAGCCAAGCTTGAAAATTTGAATATTGACTGA
- a CDS encoding PHP domain-containing protein, whose protein sequence is MIDLHIHSSHSDGDYEVNELISKIHSAGITVFSITDHDEFRACVEILNNNLVPQGMKFVTGIEFSTIHNNKKMHILGYGFDIKNKQFVQRVARLREMRKERVSKLLVFLKQEFGIVIEDKEINNILKVRPCIGKPHIAHILIQKGLVSSVKEAFDKYLKKFSMSEMKIKAVEAIQIIKQAKGFAFVAHPKEIMYDYNLTYSQIDSIIRELAAKGLDGIEAYYNTHTEKDIKEFLQIADKYNLLVSCGSDFHGEKTKPNIKLSSVGKEGLTEKEVTLINKLK, encoded by the coding sequence ATGATAGATTTACATATTCATTCCAGCCATTCTGATGGTGATTATGAGGTTAATGAATTAATATCGAAAATTCATTCGGCGGGAATTACCGTCTTTTCTATAACTGACCATGATGAATTTCGGGCTTGTGTTGAAATATTAAACAATAATCTTGTTCCTCAAGGGATGAAATTTGTAACAGGGATAGAATTTTCTACAATTCATAATAATAAAAAAATGCATATTCTGGGCTACGGATTTGATATTAAAAACAAACAATTTGTGCAAAGAGTTGCAAGGCTTCGAGAGATGCGTAAGGAAAGGGTATCTAAACTGCTTGTTTTCTTAAAGCAGGAATTCGGGATTGTAATTGAAGACAAGGAAATAAATAACATATTGAAAGTAAGACCTTGTATCGGCAAGCCGCATATTGCTCATATACTAATACAAAAAGGTTTGGTGAGTTCAGTTAAAGAGGCATTTGATAAATATTTAAAAAAATTTTCGATGTCTGAAATGAAAATAAAAGCAGTTGAGGCTATACAAATAATCAAACAAGCCAAGGGCTTTGCTTTTGTTGCTCATCCAAAAGAAATAATGTATGACTATAATTTAACCTATAGCCAAATAGATTCTATAATAAGAGAGCTCGCGGCCAAGGGGCTGGATGGTATTGAGGCTTATTATAATACACATACCGAAAAAGACATTAAGGAATTTCTGCAAATTGCCGATAAATATAATCTTCTGGTTTCTTGCGGAAGTGATTTTCATGGCGAAAAAACTAAACCGAACATAAAGCTGAGTTCGGTTGGAAAAGAGGGTTTGACAGAAAAAGAAGTAACTCTTATTAATAAATTGAAGTAA
- a CDS encoding zeta toxin family protein: MVDWKKVEPSTKESFSLEEQKALLSLISLPDKYVLLNLIKKYSGEKTSLPIVNEESIKDTRTRVNSMKKNDNFPTEDEINNWKKEEINKIIQKQLNDPNVSRRSRLTLVIGSAGAGKSTTSEHISKDKRAFHADADHIKKRIAEDFDCDINHDNMHNISTDIIKEVIAAAAPHKLDVVLEKIGEKPHKIYKQIMELEALKYSIGLNLVHVCEEIARTRNNDRANELMAKNEPPRFVEDELLKEFGEGPFFSYLFLAVRCPEKFSYCKAFSNEGPLRELPIPLHTLSVKDGKILGPANDPCAKKVDEQISSICLKSTVRALKSLNEEREDASIKYLTSKMEVLCSDDEKAKKEVKDSIERIRVKKDCGVECMPEEAKLLDLYDNVQTNKHGALMRIYDPQNIDDRELLEKNEDGGLAITFVFESVVGKPHNTDRYNEPYELVNATKDKVGTILGLSKEVSQ; the protein is encoded by the coding sequence ATGGTAGATTGGAAGAAAGTAGAACCAAGCACGAAAGAAAGCTTTTCTTTGGAAGAGCAGAAAGCCTTGTTGTCTCTTATTTCTCTGCCCGATAAATATGTGCTGCTGAACCTAATAAAAAAGTATTCCGGAGAGAAAACCTCTCTGCCGATTGTTAACGAAGAAAGCATTAAAGATACAAGAACAAGAGTTAATTCAATGAAGAAGAATGACAATTTCCCGACCGAGGATGAAATTAACAATTGGAAAAAGGAAGAAATTAATAAAATTATACAAAAGCAGCTGAATGACCCTAATGTTTCCAGACGTTCAAGGCTTACATTAGTTATTGGTTCGGCCGGTGCCGGAAAATCAACTACGAGTGAGCATATTTCAAAAGACAAGCGTGCGTTCCATGCAGATGCCGACCACATTAAAAAGCGTATAGCTGAGGATTTTGATTGTGACATTAATCATGATAACATGCATAACATAAGTACAGACATAATTAAGGAAGTGATTGCCGCAGCCGCGCCACATAAATTGGATGTTGTATTAGAGAAAATCGGAGAGAAACCGCACAAAATCTATAAACAGATTATGGAACTTGAAGCCCTGAAGTATTCTATTGGATTAAACTTGGTTCATGTTTGTGAAGAAATTGCAAGAACAAGAAACAATGACAGAGCAAATGAGTTGATGGCTAAAAATGAACCGCCTAGGTTTGTTGAGGATGAATTGCTGAAAGAATTCGGTGAAGGGCCTTTCTTCTCGTATCTTTTTTTGGCAGTCAGATGCCCGGAAAAATTCTCATATTGCAAAGCATTTAGCAATGAAGGACCGTTGCGTGAACTGCCTATACCGCTTCATACATTATCCGTCAAAGACGGAAAGATATTGGGACCAGCAAATGACCCATGTGCAAAGAAAGTTGATGAACAAATATCATCCATATGTTTAAAAAGCACCGTTCGGGCACTTAAGTCGCTAAATGAAGAGCGGGAAGATGCAAGTATAAAATATTTAACAAGTAAGATGGAAGTATTATGTTCAGACGATGAAAAGGCAAAAAAAGAAGTAAAAGATTCTATTGAAAGAATTCGTGTGAAAAAAGATTGTGGTGTGGAGTGTATGCCTGAGGAAGCAAAACTGCTTGACTTATATGACAATGTGCAGACAAATAAGCACGGAGCGTTAATGCGGATTTATGACCCGCAGAATATTGACGACAGAGAATTGTTAGAGAAAAATGAAGATGGAGGTTTGGCAATAACCTTTGTCTTTGAAAGTGTTGTAGGCAAGCCCCACAACACAGATAGATATAACGAGCCGTATGAATTGGTAAATGCAACAAAAGACAAAGTTGGCACCATACTAGGCTTAAGTAAAGAGGTTTCACAATGA
- the prmC gene encoding peptide chain release factor N(5)-glutamine methyltransferase, whose translation MKRFKFTPLGFGIVNGACVVLNGLGAYAVFNNLETKVYSVKVSRFMGGIKHVPIIRGIILFFYYIWLWFRLLDISYTHFDVSAARKSAKNRKFLEKRSRTFYIICTCLILGVFIVFPMLFNLLLSLAGVNDTQTLTIVSVFFKIACLFMLFVLLKNISVSKTLFKYNYAVNKVCNAYSYGNSLKYSKVLYASPYMALSPFNFFILSLILIYSLIPVLTFLGTGLLGVVFNIIASILIICLAYEVLFVIEYTKGRFVPMRYFSYLFVWLSWFSISKCESKHLRIAEAAMEEVVELNFDKINGLNAEDFAKDDIKFSLVYNEVKTELLNAGIDDTSETDLLIAQALNLKRSDILFLRKLRPTDYNKIRELLKRRLTRTPLDKILKRKEFFREEFYVDDFVLSPRPETEILAERVVNYVNKKKEKFNVLDMCTGSGCIAVAVAKNTSASVVGVDFSKRALAVARRNAINLGANVNFVLSDMFKDLKETKRFDIIVSNPPYVATGEIKNLDKEVREHDPIMALDGGADGLKFYRILAAEAPKFLKEYGKLFLEIGIGQAEEIVKLLTQNFKDIKVTNDYSNIPRIIEATRK comes from the coding sequence ATGAAAAGGTTTAAATTTACTCCTCTGGGTTTTGGAATTGTAAACGGTGCATGTGTAGTGCTGAACGGACTCGGAGCATACGCGGTTTTCAACAACCTTGAAACTAAAGTATATTCGGTAAAGGTCTCCCGGTTTATGGGAGGCATAAAGCATGTTCCGATTATCCGTGGCATTATTTTGTTTTTTTATTATATATGGCTGTGGTTTAGGCTGCTGGACATATCATATACTCATTTTGATGTAAGTGCTGCGCGAAAGAGTGCCAAAAACCGGAAGTTTCTTGAAAAGCGCAGCCGCACTTTTTATATAATCTGTACCTGCCTTATTTTGGGGGTGTTTATAGTTTTCCCTATGCTGTTCAATCTTTTGTTGTCTCTAGCTGGAGTAAATGATACCCAGACGCTCACTATAGTCAGTGTGTTTTTTAAGATAGCGTGCTTATTTATGCTGTTTGTTTTGTTAAAGAATATATCTGTCAGCAAAACATTGTTTAAGTATAATTATGCCGTAAACAAGGTGTGCAATGCTTATTCTTACGGCAATTCACTTAAGTATTCAAAGGTTTTGTATGCAAGCCCCTATATGGCCCTATCTCCCTTCAACTTTTTTATATTGAGCCTCATATTGATTTATTCGTTGATTCCCGTTCTCACATTTCTGGGCACGGGTCTTTTGGGGGTTGTTTTTAATATAATCGCCAGCATATTGATTATTTGTCTTGCCTATGAAGTGCTTTTTGTTATAGAATATACAAAAGGCCGCTTTGTGCCGATGAGATATTTTAGCTACCTGTTTGTGTGGCTGAGTTGGTTTAGCATATCCAAGTGCGAAAGCAAGCACCTTAGGATTGCCGAAGCCGCTATGGAGGAAGTTGTGGAACTTAATTTTGACAAGATAAATGGGCTTAATGCAGAAGACTTTGCAAAAGATGACATAAAGTTTAGTTTGGTCTATAACGAGGTTAAGACTGAGCTTTTGAACGCGGGCATTGATGATACGTCAGAAACTGATCTCTTGATTGCTCAGGCTCTAAACCTTAAGCGCAGTGATATATTATTTTTAAGAAAGTTGAGGCCCACGGATTATAATAAAATAAGGGAGCTTTTAAAAAGGCGCCTTACACGTACTCCTCTTGACAAAATTTTGAAGCGTAAAGAATTTTTTAGGGAAGAGTTTTATGTTGATGATTTTGTTTTATCTCCCCGGCCCGAAACCGAAATTCTGGCTGAAAGAGTGGTAAACTATGTCAATAAGAAAAAAGAAAAATTTAATGTGCTTGACATGTGCACAGGCAGCGGATGTATTGCTGTTGCGGTTGCTAAAAACACGAGTGCATCTGTTGTAGGGGTAGATTTCAGCAAGCGCGCACTTGCTGTTGCACGCAGAAACGCCATAAACCTTGGGGCGAATGTAAATTTTGTTTTGAGTGATATGTTCAAAGACTTGAAAGAGACCAAAAGATTTGATATAATAGTGTCGAATCCACCATATGTAGCAACGGGGGAAATTAAAAACCTTGACAAGGAAGTTAGGGAGCATGACCCGATTATGGCGCTTGACGGAGGAGCCGATGGGCTTAAGTTTTATAGGATACTCGCAGCGGAGGCCCCAAAGTTTTTAAAGGAATACGGTAAGCTATTTTTGGAAATAGGAATTGGGCAGGCGGAAGAGATTGTGAAACTTCTGACACAAAACTTTAAGGATATAAAAGTCACTAATGATTATTCAAATATTCCGCGTATAATCGAGGCAACCAGAAAGTAA
- the nusG gene encoding transcription termination/antitermination protein NusG, whose product MGVREDAKWYVLHTFSGYENVAKTNLEMVIKKYNMTERIFDIIIPMEETIEERNGKKKLVQRKVMPCYLIVKMIYGDDIWHNITRTRGITGFVGPKGRPLALTEDEIRKLRLEKITVDIDIKPNDKIEVIDGPLNTFVGTVISVDLEGKRCKANVEMFGRETPVDLEFSQIRKI is encoded by the coding sequence ATGGGCGTAAGAGAAGATGCAAAGTGGTATGTTTTGCACACGTTTTCAGGGTATGAAAATGTTGCAAAGACAAACCTTGAAATGGTTATAAAAAAGTATAACATGACCGAGCGCATATTTGATATTATCATACCTATGGAAGAAACCATTGAAGAGCGCAACGGAAAAAAGAAGCTTGTTCAGCGAAAGGTTATGCCATGTTATCTTATAGTTAAGATGATATATGGCGATGACATTTGGCACAACATAACAAGAACCCGTGGAATAACAGGCTTTGTAGGACCCAAGGGGCGCCCGCTGGCTTTGACCGAGGACGAGATAAGAAAGCTCAGACTTGAAAAGATAACCGTTGACATAGACATCAAACCTAACGACAAAATCGAGGTTATAGACGGACCGCTTAACACCTTTGTGGGAACTGTAATATCAGTTGACCTTGAAGGCAAAAGATGTAAGGCAAACGTTGAAATGTTTGGCAGAGAAACTCCGGTTGATTTGGAGTTCAGTCAAATTAGAAAGATTTAG
- a CDS encoding HIT domain-containing protein: MKDCIFCKIVAGEIPCYKIYEDDNVLAFLDIALDCLGHTLVIPKKHFVNVTDCDHNILARVFEATKKISKHYIDNCGFSGVNVVTNVGTQQIVGHLHVHIFPRKPDENLLILFKNGSVKQSLEEQHKELKMF; encoded by the coding sequence ATGAAAGACTGTATTTTTTGTAAAATTGTGGCGGGGGAGATTCCGTGTTACAAGATTTATGAAGACGACAATGTGCTTGCGTTTTTGGATATTGCGCTCGACTGTTTGGGGCACACGCTGGTTATACCCAAAAAACATTTTGTAAATGTAACTGATTGTGACCATAATATTCTGGCGCGTGTGTTTGAAGCCACTAAAAAAATATCAAAACACTATATAGATAATTGCGGCTTCAGCGGTGTCAATGTTGTGACCAATGTAGGCACCCAGCAGATAGTAGGGCATTTGCATGTGCATATATTCCCACGAAAGCCCGATGAAAATTTGCTTATTCTCTTTAAGAATGGTTCGGTAAAGCAGTCCCTTGAAGAGCAGCATAAAGAACTTAAAATGTTTTGA
- the rpmG gene encoding 50S ribosomal protein L33, with translation MRTQITLECTVCKQRNYDTDKNKKTNPDRMEMSKYCRFCKKHTAHKETK, from the coding sequence ATGAGGACGCAAATAACGCTTGAGTGCACAGTTTGCAAACAACGCAACTATGACACTGACAAAAACAAAAAGACCAACCCGGACAGAATGGAGATGAGCAAGTATTGCAGATTCTGCAAGAAACACACTGCACACAAGGAAACCAAGTAA
- a CDS encoding SpoIIE family protein phosphatase, which translates to MVEAFNNKIFKTVLKFLGWLLVFWLLGCAEISGLYPFWLGLYIAVAVLRRDMLFITIPFMLGGVLSNISVETAIIYCAAAIIGILISIIHKSHKKRVAWLLPLYCALASIPFLYFGLGSDLIYSIISTAFNMIFALSSFHFIRALNKRRNLRLSTDEGICGSIILMGLFCGLSGFIIGDFNLPLLVAASVILLVTYTCPTGYAAMLSLSIGLGLAFGSGEHAYISLICSMGLLSTIFKTRIRLYSSIVVTLITVLMGLYFGAFSNFGILDIVAVMVPCSLILIVPEKWLQHLSVFTKNEGKNYITQNIVSDNKVAVSKTLKQTADVFYEMDRVFRSLVKGNLPAQDAKKMLTCELIQGVCDNCPEKSRCLRQMNGEFNDVFISLINTGFEKGKITLLDIPQTLTTKCVKVNTLVSAVNGLLNSYKEYSSTITNLDSSRVLIAEQLLGVSRVLNNLSDEVGSRFEFDYDLAQKIKDELEYLGITLNEVFVYKKGEKLGINIAIKNTDAENSEILKTVNKICRASFMLTDIRPTEVSGLSTMIFEVAPRYQVAFGLAQAFKNNDAVGGDTHSVTNINNQKFLLAVCDGMGAGEEAQKVSSLAIGLIENFYKAGFDNDTVLSSVNRLLNLGRSDVFSALDVCVIDQSLGLVDFVKLGASAGFIKHGNMTDIIESGALPLGILEDIKPRISRTGVEVNDMIVLTSDGISDAFETTENLQQYINNLSTKNPQEMAAEILDRAKELNHDIPKDDMTVLVCRITA; encoded by the coding sequence ATGGTAGAAGCTTTTAATAACAAGATATTTAAAACCGTGCTTAAATTTTTGGGGTGGCTTTTGGTGTTTTGGCTGCTGGGGTGCGCCGAAATAAGCGGACTGTATCCTTTTTGGCTGGGGCTCTATATTGCAGTAGCAGTTCTTAGGCGTGATATGCTGTTTATAACCATACCTTTTATGCTGGGCGGAGTGCTTAGCAATATCTCGGTTGAAACAGCGATTATTTATTGCGCAGCAGCAATAATCGGAATTTTGATATCTATAATTCACAAAAGTCACAAAAAGCGTGTGGCGTGGCTGCTGCCCCTATATTGTGCTCTGGCGAGTATACCGTTTTTATATTTTGGGTTGGGTAGTGACTTGATATACAGCATAATTTCAACAGCATTTAATATGATATTTGCACTATCATCCTTTCATTTTATAAGAGCTTTAAATAAACGCAGAAACTTACGTCTTAGCACTGACGAAGGCATTTGCGGAAGTATAATTTTGATGGGCCTTTTTTGCGGCCTTAGCGGGTTTATTATCGGAGATTTCAACCTACCTTTACTTGTGGCCGCAAGCGTGATACTTCTGGTTACTTATACTTGCCCCACCGGATATGCTGCTATGCTGTCGCTGAGCATAGGGCTTGGGCTTGCGTTTGGGTCGGGGGAACATGCATATATATCACTGATTTGCAGTATGGGGCTGCTTAGTACAATCTTTAAAACACGCATAAGGCTTTATTCAAGTATAGTCGTAACTTTAATTACCGTGCTGATGGGGCTGTATTTTGGAGCGTTCTCAAATTTTGGTATTCTTGATATTGTAGCTGTGATGGTCCCATGCTCGCTCATTTTGATTGTGCCTGAAAAATGGCTGCAGCATTTGAGTGTGTTTACTAAAAATGAGGGTAAAAACTATATCACTCAAAATATCGTTTCAGACAACAAAGTTGCAGTGAGCAAAACTTTGAAGCAGACTGCTGATGTGTTTTATGAAATGGACAGGGTTTTTAGGAGCCTTGTCAAAGGCAATCTGCCGGCTCAGGATGCTAAAAAAATGCTTACATGCGAGCTTATTCAGGGTGTGTGCGACAATTGTCCCGAAAAATCCAGGTGCCTGCGACAGATGAACGGCGAATTTAACGACGTGTTTATAAGCCTTATTAACACCGGCTTTGAAAAGGGTAAGATAACTTTGTTGGATATACCTCAAACTCTCACCACCAAGTGCGTTAAGGTCAATACGCTTGTGAGTGCAGTAAACGGACTGCTTAACAGTTATAAAGAGTATAGCAGCACCATAACAAATCTTGACAGCAGCAGAGTTTTGATTGCTGAACAGCTTCTGGGAGTTAGCAGGGTTTTGAATAATCTTTCTGACGAAGTTGGCAGCAGGTTTGAATTTGACTACGATTTGGCGCAGAAAATAAAGGATGAACTTGAATATCTGGGAATTACGCTTAATGAAGTGTTTGTCTATAAGAAAGGCGAAAAGCTTGGTATAAATATAGCCATTAAAAATACTGACGCTGAAAACAGTGAAATCCTAAAAACTGTTAATAAAATATGTAGGGCCAGCTTTATGCTGACAGATATCAGACCCACTGAAGTCAGCGGACTTAGCACTATGATTTTTGAGGTGGCTCCAAGATATCAGGTGGCCTTTGGGCTTGCTCAGGCGTTTAAAAATAACGATGCTGTGGGCGGGGATACACATTCGGTGACGAATATAAACAATCAAAAATTTTTGCTGGCTGTTTGTGACGGCATGGGAGCAGGGGAGGAGGCACAGAAAGTAAGCAGCCTCGCTATCGGGCTTATTGAAAATTTTTATAAAGCGGGTTTTGACAACGATACGGTGCTCAGTAGTGTCAATAGACTGCTTAATCTCGGCAGAAGTGATGTGTTTTCGGCACTTGATGTTTGTGTGATAGACCAAAGCCTTGGCCTGGTGGATTTTGTAAAGCTTGGAGCCTCGGCCGGATTTATTAAGCATGGCAATATGACTGACATAATAGAAAGCGGGGCACTTCCTCTTGGGATTTTAGAGGACATTAAACCCAGAATAAGCCGCACCGGAGTTGAAGTAAATGATATGATAGTTTTGACAAGTGACGGAATTTCGGACGCTTTTGAGACCACTGAAAATTTGCAGCAGTATATAAATAATTTGAGTACCAAAAATCCGCAGGAAATGGCAGCAGAAATTTTGGATAGAGCTAAAGAGCTTAATCACGACATTCCAAAAGACGACATGACTGTGCTGGTCTGCCGTATAACGGCCTGA